In the Mytilus trossulus isolate FHL-02 chromosome 1, PNRI_Mtr1.1.1.hap1, whole genome shotgun sequence genome, one interval contains:
- the LOC134710390 gene encoding uncharacterized protein LOC134710390, with amino-acid sequence MTNILLDEGAQNSFITEDLARKLEIESTEKISLKISGFGGNEGQVRHLDKANIAIETVDNQRIEIEVIIVPKIAAPIQTKSQKEIKALPYLLGLRLAHPICAEDKFNISLLIGADYYWSIVENEIIRGNGPTAVKSRIGYLLSGPVLTKNGSSSKQSAMLNILTDHRAVVCDLEQFWNLESLGVSGSDNIKSQSEVVREYGEKSIILENGKYTAKLPWKPDFLPLPHNMELVKQRTGSVIRRLANKPDLLKMYGDIIREQERRHFIEKVEETKLPTDRPVHYIPHHPVSKESSTTPIRIVYDCSCKDGRDNPSLNECLESHPPVLNDITGILMRFRAKKYATTSDLEKAFLQIQLDEKDRDATRFLWLSDPTNTSSPLITYRFKSVLFGATCSPFILSATLLKHFKENPGKLSDTL; translated from the coding sequence atgacaaatattttacttgaCGAGGGAGCACAGAACTCATTCATAACTGAAGATTTAGCTAGAAAATTAGAAATTGAGTCCACCGAAAAGATTTCACTGAAAATATCTGGATTTGGAGGAAACGAAGGACAAGTTCGTCATCTTGATAAAGCAAACATAGCTATTGAAACAGTTGACAATCAAAGAATAGAAATTGAAGTAATAATTGTACCAAAAATTGCCGCTCCTATTCAGACAAAATCACAAAAGGAAATCAAAGCACTGCCATACTTACTTGGTTTACGACTCGCACATCCGATATGCGCGGAAGACAAGTTTAACATATCTTTATTGATTGGCGCAGACTATTACTGGTCAATAGTTGAAAACGAGATAATAAGAGGAAATGGACCGACCGCAGTAAAGTCGAGAATAGGTTATCTCTTGTCGGGACCCGTACTTACTAAAAACGGAAGTAGTTCAAAACAATCAGCAATGTTGAATATTTTGACTGACCACAGAGCCGTTGTTTGCGACTTAGAACAGTTTTGGAACTTAGAATCGTTGGGGGTTTCAGGAAGCGATAATATTAAAAGTCAGTCTGAAGTTGTAAGAGAATACGGAGAAAAGTCTATAATACTAGAAAATGGAAAGTACACAGCTAAGTTACCATGGAAACCAGATTTCCTTCCGCTGCCGCATAACATGGAATTGGTTAAACAGAGAACAGGTAGCGTTATTAGACGTTTAGCAAACAAACctgatttattaaaaatgtatggAGATATCATAAGGGAGCAGGAGAGGAGACACTTTATTGAAAAGGTTGAGGAAACAAAACTTCCTACCGATCGACCCGTGCACTATATCCCGCATCATCCTGTTTCCAAGGAATCATCTACTACGCCAATACGCATTGTTTATGATTGTAGCTGCAAAGATGGAAGAGATAACCCAAGTCTAAATGAATGCTTAGAATCACACCCACCTGTTTTGAATGATATTACGGGAATACTTATGAGATTTCGCGCTAAGAAATATGCTACAACATCAGATTTAGAAAAGGCATTTCTACAAATACAGCTCGACGAGAAAGACCGAGATGCAACGAGGTTCTTATGGCTTAGCGATCCTACAAACACATCAAGTCCGCTAATAACATATCGCTTCAAGTCCGTACTCTTCGGAGCTACATGTTCGCCATTCATTTTGAGCGCCACACTTCTAAAGCACTTTAAGGAAAATCCGGGGAAACTTTCAGATACACTTTAA
- the LOC134710490 gene encoding uncharacterized protein LOC134710490 produces MKGGFNLRSWNSNSPKLQEIASKEQTLDKDELTKIIGMQWNAKSYKLFYQSNTFEMDKKGKLTKRYVLRQSSKIFDPLGLLSPVTVKAKIFMQSLWKLNLDWDEILPEDIQSKWILISRDLASSLETEIHRSTQTQNENNRNSPTLHVFTDASTHAYGACAYILYDRKPTIVMAKNRVAPIKTITLPKLELMGAVIGARLADHICKNFPETFSEIQFWSDSQIVLSWLSSVKQQRQFIKNRIEEIKSLCGDNIWRYCPTKENPADLLTRGITSEELQQNEIWFSGPKWLNSKEDWPTWNGNNVTSSVCTTVSENDDKIESMEKNQNVCIGIGEIIDIERYNSYRKLTRITAYVMRFATNCRATETERKKDLLRSDEIENAKFLWIRYTQGKIFSDEINCIDNSTKRKTLVRQLKLFLDEKQCLRCGGRRIDNATVGETVKFPYLLPAKDRLTHLIVLEAHENTLHSGINITLAYIQQTFWIPKLRQCVKSILSKCVTCRKVIGKSYPTPEIPPLPKERVQDATPFSITGVDFTGALTTRNRHNEESKVYICLFTCAVTRAVHLELVYDLSEESFLLCFRRFVSRRSVPKIMMSDNALTFKAASNEISRLCNSRKVKENIQNYGIEWKFIPNRAPWFGGMWERMIGLTKISLKKILGRAHVNDETLRTVLTEIEATLNDRPVTYISTDIRDPEPLTPSHLIHGRRITTLPYVSSYSAIDNLNVCELTHTNLNNQAIRQRQLIENFWTRWKGGMFSRSSFM; encoded by the exons ATGAAAGGCGGATTCAACCTACGCTCATGGAATTCAAATAGTCCAAAATTACAAGAAATCGCTAGCAAAGAACAAACCTTAGACAAAGATGAGCTTACTAAAATTATTGGTATGCAATGGAACGCTAAATCGTACAAGCTGTTTTATCAAAGTAACACGTTCGAGATggacaaaaaaggaaaactgaCTAAAAGATATGTTTTACGGCAATCATCCAAGATTTTCGATCCGTTAGGACTATTAAGCCCAGTTACTGTAAAAGCGAAAATCTTTATGCAATCACTTTGGAAGCTAAATTTGGATTGGGACGAAATATTACCGGAAGATATCCAATCAAAATGGATATTAATTTCACGAGATCTAGCATCGAGCTTAGAAACAGAGATTCATCGAAGTACTCAAACACAGAACGAGAATAACAGAAATTCACCAACTCTTCATGTATTTACCGATGCTTCAACTCATGCGTACGGCGCATGCGCGTACATCTTGTATGACAGAAAACCAACAATAGTAATGGCAAAGAATCGAGTTGCGCCTATCAAGACTATAACTTTACCAAAATTAGAGCTTATGGGGGCTGTAATTGGAGCAAGACTTGCTGATCATATCTGCAAAAACTTTCCAGAAACTTTCAGTGAAATACAATTTTGGAGTGATAGTCAAATCGTACTTAGTTGGCTTTCATCCGTAAAACAACAGagacaatttatcaaaaacagaattgaagaaattaaaagttTGTGTGGAGATAATATATGGAGATACTGCCCTACGAAAGAAAATCCCGCAGATCTACTTACACGTGGTATAACATCTGAAGAACTGCAACAGAACGAAATATGGTTTAGTGGACCTAAATGGTTAAACAGCAAAGAAGATTGGCCGACATGGAACGGAAATAACGTAACGTCTAGTGTATGTACAACTGTGTCGGAGAACGATGACAAAATTGAGTCTATggagaaaaatcaaaatgtatgtattgGTATAGGAGAAATCATAGATATTGAACGGTACAATTCTTATAGAAAACTAACCCGCATTACCGCATATGTAATGAGATTCGCAACAAACTGCAGAGCAACGGAAACCGAACGAAAGAAAGATTTGTTACGTAgtgatgaaattgaaaatgcaaAATTCCTATGGATAAGATATAcacaaggtaaaatatttagtgaCGAAATAAATTGTATAGATAATTCTACAAAACGTAAAACACTTGTGCGACAATTAAAGCTCTTTCTAGACGAAAAGCAATGTTTACGATGTGGTGGCCGCCGAATAGACAATGCGACAGTAGGAGAAACAGTCAAGTTTCCATATCTGTTACCGGCAAAGGACCGTCTCACACATTTGATAGTGTTAGAAGCACATGAGAACACACTACATTCAGGAATAAATATCACTCTAGCATACATACAACAAACATTTTGGATTCCGAAATTAAGACAGTGCGTGAAATctatattgtcgaaatgtgtAACGTGCCGAAAAGTAATCGGAAAATCTTATCCCACACCAGAAATTCCACCATTACCAAAAGAGAGAGTTCAAGATGCCACACCCTTTAGCATCACCGGTGTAGACTTCACAGGTGCGTTAACGACAAGAAACAGACACAACGAAGAATCGAAGGTTTACATTTGCCTATTTACATGTGCTGTCACTCGAGCAGTACATTTGGAATTAGTTTACGATCTCAGCGAAGAatcttttttattgtgtttccGGAGATTTGTAAGTCGACGATCAGTGCCGAAAATAATGATGTCAGATAATGCGCTAACATTTAAAGCTGCTTCAAACGAAATTTCACGACTTTGCAATTCTagaaaagttaaagaaaatattcagaATTATGGCATTGAATGGAAATTCATCCCAAATAGAGCTCCATGGTTCGGAGGCATGTGGGAAAGAATGATTGgcttaacaaaaatatcacTTAAGAAAATATTAGGACGTGCACATGTCAACGATGAGACTCTAAGGACTGTATTAACAGAGATCGAAGCCACACTCAACGATCGACCAGTGACGTATATTTCAACAGATATAAGAGATCCGGAACCGCTTACACCATCCCATCTTATACATGGACGAAGAATAACAACTTTACCGTATGTATCGTCTTATAGTGCTATTGACAATCTAAATGTTTGTGAATTAACACACACAAACTTGAACAATCAAGCGATACGACAGAGACAATTGATTGAGAACTTCTGGACAAGATGGAAAGGA GGAATGTTCTCACGATCATCTTTCATGTGA